The following proteins are encoded in a genomic region of Gossypium arboreum isolate Shixiya-1 unplaced genomic scaffold, ASM2569848v2 Contig00521, whole genome shotgun sequence:
- the LOC128289151 gene encoding protein TIC 214-like — MIHKSSLQIQSMAWTNYSLTEKKIKDLTKRTNTIKNQIQKILIIKDKKNEFLTQEINSSSNKISYQDKILESSKKFWQIVKRRNIRLIRKFYFFINFFIEKIYMDILLYIINIPRTNTQLFLESTKKMIENFIHNNEANQERINKTTKNTTHFISTIKTSLSSLSNISIRNKNEKAFCDLSSLSQAYVFYKLSQTQVISFYKFKPILQYHGTSLFLKNEIKDYFEERGVSHSRLRHHYGLRQKIVWHSGMNEWKNWLRSRYQYDLVQNRWLKLGPGQWRNKVNQHYLAQNKHLTKWDSDEKKD; from the coding sequence ATGATTCACAAATCATCCCTTCAAATTCAATCTATGGCGTGGACAAATTATTCATTAaccgaaaaaaaaataaaagatctgACTAAGAGAACAAACACAATCAAAAATCAAATACAAAAAATTCTAATTATAAAAGACAAGAAAAACGAATTTCTAACTCAAGAAATAAATAGTAGTTCTAACAAAATAAGTTATCAGGATAAAATATTAGAATCATCAAAAAAATTTTGGCAAATAGTAAAAAGAAGAAATATTCGATTAATCCggaaattctatttttttataaattttttcattGAAAAGATATACATGGATATTCTTCTATATATCATTAATATTCCAAGAACCAATACCCAACTTTTTCTTGAATCAACAAAAAAAATGATTGAGAACTTCATTCACAATAATGAAGCAAATCAAGAAAGAAttaataaaacaactaaaaatacAACTCATTTTATTTCAACTATAAAAACCTCACTTTCTTCACTTTCTAATATTAGTattagaaataaaaatgaaaaagctTTTTGTGACTTATCCTCCCTCTCACAAGCAtatgtattttacaaattatcACAAACCCAAGTTATTAGTTTTTATAAATTCAAACCTATCCTTCAATATCATGGAACATCTCTTTttcttaaaaatgaaataaaagattATTTTGAAGAACGGGGAGTATCTCATTCCAGATTAAGACATCATTATGGGTTAAGACAGAAAATTGTTTGGCATTCTGGAATGAATGAATGGAAAAACTGGTTAAGGAGTCGTTATCAATACGATTTAGTTCAGAATAGATGGCTAAAATTAGGACCAGGACAATGGCGAAATAAGGTCAATCAACACTATCTGGCTCAAAATAAACATTTAACAAAATGGGATTCAGATGAAaagaaagattaa